One genomic segment of Pseudomonas fortuita includes these proteins:
- a CDS encoding LysR family transcriptional regulator gives MSLKALRTLVTIARHGTFARAADLLSLTPSAVSLHIKTLEDELKVPLFDRSRRQVVLTEAGQLAVARAESILAAYDELADALASGPSPRGRLRLGAIHTVLARRLPKALVWIKAHYPQLHISVASGMSAELARRVEDGELDAAITTEPVSPYPQSLDFTPLFEDRFWAIASPELAGYSVPELLASQPFLRFDKRAWAGRQIEQELRRQHLQVSEQMELDSQEALASMAVMGLGVAIIPMADDDLNRLPPATCLPFGEPQLTRRVVLLEHEKSQRRHLSAVLKTALEA, from the coding sequence ATGTCTCTCAAAGCCCTGCGCACCCTGGTAACCATCGCCCGCCACGGCACCTTTGCCCGCGCAGCCGACTTGCTCAGCCTTACCCCTTCGGCGGTGAGCCTGCACATCAAAACCCTTGAAGACGAGTTAAAGGTCCCCCTGTTCGACCGCAGCCGCAGGCAGGTGGTGCTGACCGAAGCAGGCCAACTGGCAGTCGCCCGCGCCGAGAGCATTCTGGCTGCCTACGACGAACTGGCCGACGCCCTGGCCAGCGGCCCGAGCCCGCGCGGCCGCCTGCGCCTGGGCGCGATCCACACCGTACTGGCGCGGCGCCTGCCCAAGGCGCTGGTGTGGATCAAGGCCCACTACCCGCAGCTGCATATCAGCGTGGCCTCGGGCATGTCGGCGGAGCTGGCACGTCGGGTGGAGGACGGTGAACTGGACGCGGCCATCACCACTGAGCCCGTCAGCCCGTACCCACAGAGCCTGGATTTCACACCACTGTTCGAGGACCGCTTCTGGGCCATTGCCAGCCCCGAATTGGCCGGGTACAGCGTACCGGAGCTGCTCGCCAGTCAACCATTCCTGCGCTTCGACAAGCGTGCCTGGGCCGGGCGGCAGATCGAGCAGGAACTGCGTCGCCAGCATTTGCAGGTGAGCGAGCAGATGGAACTGGACAGCCAGGAGGCCCTGGCCAGCATGGCCGTCATGGGCCTGGGTGTGGCGATCATTCCCATGGCAGACGACGACCTGAACCGCTTGCCGCCAGCCACCTGCCTGCCGTTTGGCGAACCGCAACTGACCCGGCGTGTGGTGTTGCTGGAACATGAGAAAAGCCAACGGCGGCATTTGAGTGCGGTGTTGAAGACTGCGCTTGAAGCTTGA
- a CDS encoding AEC family transporter: MLHLLLTTLLPIILLITLGTFLRLRGFLAESFWPGAERLSYYVLLPSLFLHGLATANLDGVPVMGMVGVLMLSTLAGAVLLVMYQGAINHDGADFTSVFQGGIRFNNYIGATLAAGLYGSAGIALAAVANAAIVPLVNLLCVLVFARFSARHSSPTTVLRAIFANPLIVGCASGLLLRVTGLGLPPGIEPTVKALGQAALPMGLLCVGAALGGASLGQQVRPLMAASAFKFLVMPLTTWGLCRVLGLSGQAAVVAVLFQALPTASSSYVMARQMGGNAPLMATIIALQTVAAAATLPLVLMLTLG, from the coding sequence ATGCTCCACTTGCTGCTGACCACCCTGCTACCCATCATCCTGCTGATTACCCTGGGTACCTTCCTGCGCCTGCGCGGCTTTCTGGCCGAAAGCTTCTGGCCCGGCGCTGAGCGCCTGAGCTACTACGTACTGCTACCTTCGCTGTTCCTGCACGGCCTGGCCACCGCCAACCTCGACGGCGTACCGGTGATGGGCATGGTCGGTGTGCTGATGCTCTCGACCTTGGCCGGCGCCGTGCTGCTGGTGATGTACCAAGGCGCGATCAACCACGATGGCGCTGACTTTACCTCGGTCTTCCAGGGCGGTATCCGCTTCAACAACTACATCGGTGCCACCCTGGCCGCCGGCCTCTACGGCAGCGCCGGCATCGCCCTTGCAGCGGTGGCCAATGCCGCCATCGTGCCCTTGGTCAACCTGCTCTGCGTGCTGGTGTTCGCCCGTTTCAGCGCCCGCCACAGTTCACCGACCACGGTGCTACGGGCAATCTTCGCCAACCCGTTGATCGTCGGCTGTGCCAGCGGCCTGCTGCTGCGGGTGACGGGCCTGGGCTTGCCGCCAGGCATCGAACCCACCGTCAAGGCGCTGGGCCAGGCGGCGCTACCGATGGGGCTGTTGTGTGTGGGCGCAGCGCTGGGTGGGGCCAGCCTGGGCCAGCAGGTGCGCCCGCTGATGGCAGCGTCGGCGTTCAAATTCCTGGTCATGCCCTTGACCACCTGGGGGCTGTGCCGCGTGCTGGGCCTGAGTGGCCAGGCCGCGGTGGTGGCGGTGCTGTTCCAGGCCCTACCCACTGCCTCGTCCTCCTATGTAATGGCCAGGCAGATGGGTGGCAACGCCCCCCTTATGGCCACGATCATTGCCCTGCAGACCGTAGCTGCCGCGGCCACCCTGCCTTTGGTATTAATGCTTACGCTTGGCTAG
- a CDS encoding cell wall hydrolase, whose product MRATWIVIGLTLALIAGPLHAADTAKAAVAEGKAEVLEEKVANDAPPPKKTEKLTSSEAQAVDPAGQAPLDDSLTCLARTIYWEAKGADAQDMSAVASVVINRLGHDGFPDTICGVVKQGVETKACQFSWWCDGRPDQVEEAQRYAVAKEIARKALNQQLKDPTGGALYFHDRTVHPDWAKAYRKTAQTSHFLFYRPNQALAR is encoded by the coding sequence ATGCGCGCTACCTGGATAGTGATTGGCTTGACCTTGGCCCTGATCGCAGGCCCCTTGCATGCGGCCGACACGGCTAAGGCCGCAGTGGCCGAAGGCAAGGCCGAAGTGCTGGAAGAAAAGGTGGCCAACGATGCACCACCTCCGAAAAAAACGGAAAAACTGACCTCAAGCGAAGCCCAGGCAGTCGACCCGGCCGGCCAGGCGCCGCTGGACGACAGCCTCACCTGCCTGGCACGCACCATCTACTGGGAAGCCAAGGGCGCCGATGCGCAAGACATGTCAGCCGTGGCCAGTGTTGTGATCAATCGCCTGGGCCATGATGGCTTCCCCGATACCATCTGCGGCGTGGTCAAGCAGGGCGTGGAAACCAAGGCCTGCCAGTTTTCCTGGTGGTGCGACGGGCGCCCTGACCAGGTCGAGGAAGCGCAACGCTACGCTGTGGCCAAAGAAATTGCACGCAAGGCGCTCAACCAGCAATTGAAAGACCCTACCGGCGGTGCGCTGTACTTCCACGACCGCACGGTGCACCCCGACTGGGCCAAGGCTTACCGCAAGACTGCGCAGACCTCGCACTTCCTGTTCTACAGGCCGAACCAGGCGTTGGCCCGGTGA
- a CDS encoding CAP domain-containing protein, producing the protein MRVLSSVAALSLGLVMSTGALAVTGEEAQLIESINVYRSKAQPCGGEASLELPPLNSDTRLALSPEGTRDLQQAMTRAAYPMVNVQAISLSGPRDARAAMRAIEESFCQVVLDPQFVDIGVSQEGRDWRIVLARPLLSGRLGDWQAEGQKVLQEINAARKVPRQCGGQPFAAAPALSWSTVLAGVAANHTRAMANQNFFDHIDKDGRTPGDRAELAGYLYQQVGENIAAGRDTAHKVVDGWLESPGHCATLMNPEFRELGAAYAVDPKSDAGIYWTGLFGTPQ; encoded by the coding sequence ATGCGCGTCCTGTCATCCGTTGCCGCCTTGTCGCTGGGCTTGGTCATGTCGACCGGGGCACTGGCTGTCACCGGCGAAGAGGCGCAACTGATCGAGTCGATCAATGTCTACCGCAGCAAGGCCCAGCCCTGCGGTGGTGAGGCGTCGCTGGAGCTGCCCCCGCTCAACAGCGACACCCGCCTGGCGTTGTCGCCAGAGGGCACCCGCGACCTGCAGCAGGCCATGACCCGCGCCGCCTACCCCATGGTCAATGTCCAGGCCATCAGCCTGTCGGGGCCACGCGATGCACGTGCGGCCATGCGTGCCATCGAAGAAAGCTTCTGCCAAGTGGTGCTCGACCCGCAGTTCGTCGATATCGGCGTCAGCCAGGAGGGCCGCGACTGGCGCATCGTGCTGGCCCGGCCGCTGCTCAGTGGCCGCCTGGGCGACTGGCAGGCCGAGGGGCAGAAGGTATTGCAAGAAATCAACGCGGCGCGCAAGGTACCGCGCCAATGCGGCGGCCAGCCGTTCGCCGCAGCCCCCGCGTTGAGCTGGAGCACAGTGCTGGCCGGGGTGGCTGCCAACCACACGCGGGCCATGGCCAACCAGAACTTCTTCGACCACATCGACAAGGATGGCCGCACGCCCGGTGACCGGGCCGAGCTGGCAGGCTACCTTTACCAGCAAGTCGGGGAAAATATCGCAGCCGGGCGTGACACCGCGCACAAGGTGGTTGATGGCTGGCTGGAGAGCCCGGGGCATTGCGCCACGCTGATGAACCCGGAATTCCGTGAGCTGGGTGCCGCCTATGCCGTGGACCCGAAAAGCGATGCCGGGATCTACTGGACCGGCTTGTTCGGCACACCGCAGTGA
- a CDS encoding GlxA family transcriptional regulator produces the protein MLPDIRLLILPLPDFALLPFGGFLDKLRFSADDEDYSQQRYCSWSVAGLTLDPVPSSSGAVVQVEARADQLDLASFDYLVVFGGRNAMATAALAPHYQALLRQAGKAGVKLVGVDNGAFLLAACGLLRGHKVVVHWRHEAEFRAAFPQVQVLRDQLYCIDAGRITCAGGTAAIDLAVALLSLSCGRTRALKGLADMLVDETRDSRHALRSLEPGVGQGRQVQRAQALMRHHLGNPLAVEQLAAELGISRRQLDRQFQASHGMSAKAWWLEMRLQQARWRLLNSSHSLAQIADEVGLGDASYLGKCVRRRFGCTAVALRTANHPG, from the coding sequence ATGCTGCCTGATATCCGCCTGCTAATCCTGCCGTTACCGGATTTTGCCCTGCTGCCATTCGGTGGTTTTCTCGACAAATTGCGTTTCAGCGCCGACGACGAAGACTACAGCCAGCAGCGCTATTGCAGCTGGAGCGTGGCAGGGCTCACCCTCGACCCGGTGCCGTCGAGCAGCGGTGCGGTGGTGCAGGTCGAGGCGAGGGCCGACCAGCTCGATCTGGCCAGTTTCGACTATCTGGTGGTGTTCGGCGGGCGCAACGCCATGGCAACGGCTGCATTGGCGCCGCACTACCAAGCCTTGCTAAGGCAAGCCGGCAAAGCCGGGGTCAAGTTGGTGGGGGTCGACAATGGCGCCTTCCTGTTGGCTGCGTGCGGTTTGCTCAGGGGGCACAAGGTGGTCGTGCACTGGCGTCACGAAGCCGAGTTCCGAGCAGCGTTCCCACAGGTGCAGGTGCTGCGCGATCAACTGTATTGCATAGATGCAGGCCGTATCACCTGCGCTGGCGGCACGGCGGCCATTGACCTGGCAGTGGCACTGTTGTCACTGTCCTGTGGGCGAACCCGGGCGCTTAAAGGGCTGGCCGACATGCTGGTGGACGAAACCCGCGACAGCCGTCATGCCTTGCGCTCGCTGGAGCCGGGCGTGGGCCAGGGGCGCCAGGTACAGCGGGCACAAGCCCTGATGCGCCACCATTTGGGCAACCCACTGGCGGTGGAGCAACTGGCTGCTGAACTGGGTATCAGCCGGCGCCAGCTGGACCGGCAGTTCCAGGCCAGCCACGGCATGAGCGCCAAGGCCTGGTGGCTGGAAATGCGCCTGCAGCAGGCGCGCTGGCGCTTGCTCAACTCCAGCCACAGCCTGGCGCAGATTGCCGATGAGGTGGGGCTGGGCGATGCCAGTTACCTGGGTAAATGCGTCCGGCGGCGGTTTGGCTGCACGGCCGTGGCGTTGCGGACAGCCAATCATCCAGGCTGA
- a CDS encoding LysE family translocator, with protein MALDTWLIYLLASIGLSLTPGPNSLLALTHGALYGARRTLFTIVGGVFGFSALIALAMFGLSALLQTSAAVLSVLKWVGGAYLVWLGIQLWRSPGLHLELTDRSARLGNAGLFRQGLLSAMANPKVLLFYGAFLPQFIDPQRGLMLQFVVMAATFASVEFLVEYLLARLAFRIRPWLAKGGKGFNRCCGSLFAVIGVALPLAR; from the coding sequence ATGGCACTCGACACCTGGCTCATCTACCTGCTGGCCAGCATCGGCCTGTCACTGACACCCGGACCGAACAGCCTGCTGGCCCTGACCCATGGCGCCCTGTATGGTGCCCGCCGCACGTTGTTTACCATTGTTGGCGGCGTGTTCGGTTTCAGCGCGCTGATCGCCTTGGCCATGTTTGGCCTGAGCGCCTTGCTGCAGACGTCGGCCGCCGTGTTGAGCGTGCTCAAATGGGTGGGCGGCGCCTACCTGGTCTGGCTGGGTATCCAGCTGTGGCGTAGCCCTGGTTTGCACCTGGAGTTGACCGACCGCAGTGCACGCCTTGGCAATGCAGGTTTGTTCCGCCAAGGCTTGTTGTCGGCCATGGCCAACCCCAAGGTGCTGCTGTTCTATGGCGCCTTCCTGCCGCAGTTCATCGACCCGCAGCGCGGGCTGATGCTGCAGTTCGTGGTGATGGCGGCGACCTTTGCCAGCGTCGAGTTTCTGGTCGAGTACCTGCTGGCGCGCCTGGCGTTTCGCATCCGGCCGTGGCTGGCCAAGGGGGGTAAAGGTTTCAACCGCTGCTGCGGCAGCCTGTTTGCCGTGATTGGCGTGGCGCTGCCGCTTGCTCGATAG
- a CDS encoding MFS transporter, translated as MNPSLAAGQPATTGLSRALVVLLAFCCGAIVANIYYAQPIVGLIAPDLGLSTEHASLIVSLTQLGYALGLLLLVPLADLLENRRLMVATAVLACVSLLLAGTSSSGQGLLFLGYALLIGFSSVAVQMLIPLAAHLAPEQQRGRVVGNIMGGLLLGILLARPLSSLVADHFGWRAVFIGAAGVMLAIILLLALTLPQRRPEHKASYAGLMLSLLTLLRRYPLLRQRSLYQALMFAAFSLYWTAVPMALAGEHGLSQTQIAVFALVGAVGAVAAPLAGRLADAGHARAGSLLALLLAPAALLLGLTVPGYSVIGLGLTGVLLDFAVQMNMVIGQREVYALDPASRGRLNAVYMTSIFVGGALGSAVASALFSQFGWQGIALVGAGLPGVALITFLAKAPRA; from the coding sequence ATGAATCCCTCCCTTGCCGCCGGGCAGCCCGCAACCACCGGCCTCAGCCGTGCGCTGGTAGTGCTGCTGGCGTTCTGCTGCGGCGCGATCGTCGCCAACATCTACTACGCCCAGCCCATCGTCGGTTTGATCGCTCCGGACCTGGGGCTGTCCACCGAGCATGCCAGCCTGATCGTTTCACTGACCCAGCTGGGTTATGCCTTGGGCCTGCTGTTGCTGGTCCCGCTGGCTGACCTGCTGGAAAACCGCCGCCTGATGGTCGCCACTGCTGTGCTGGCCTGTGTCAGCCTGCTGCTGGCGGGGACCAGCAGCAGCGGCCAGGGCCTGCTTTTTCTGGGCTATGCCTTGTTGATCGGCTTCAGTTCGGTGGCGGTGCAAATGCTCATTCCGCTGGCGGCGCACCTGGCGCCGGAGCAGCAGCGTGGTCGGGTAGTCGGTAACATCATGGGCGGGTTGCTGCTGGGTATCCTGCTGGCGCGGCCGTTGTCCAGCCTGGTGGCCGACCATTTCGGCTGGCGCGCGGTGTTCATTGGCGCAGCCGGGGTGATGCTGGCGATCATTTTGCTGCTGGCCCTGACCCTGCCGCAGCGGCGACCCGAGCACAAAGCCAGCTATGCCGGATTGATGCTGTCGTTGCTCACATTGTTGCGCCGCTATCCGCTGCTGCGTCAGCGCTCGTTGTACCAGGCACTGATGTTCGCGGCATTCAGCCTTTACTGGACCGCGGTGCCAATGGCGCTGGCGGGTGAGCATGGCCTTTCGCAGACCCAGATTGCCGTGTTCGCCCTCGTGGGCGCGGTGGGTGCCGTTGCCGCCCCCTTGGCTGGCCGCCTGGCAGACGCCGGGCATGCGCGGGCCGGCTCGCTGCTTGCGCTGCTGCTGGCGCCGGCGGCGTTGTTGCTCGGGTTGACGGTGCCGGGCTACAGCGTGATCGGCCTGGGCCTGACTGGCGTGCTGCTGGACTTTGCGGTGCAGATGAACATGGTCATCGGCCAGCGCGAAGTGTATGCACTGGACCCGGCGAGCCGCGGGCGGCTGAATGCGGTGTACATGACCAGCATCTTCGTGGGCGGGGCGCTGGGGTCGGCAGTGGCCAGTGCGCTGTTTTCCCAGTTTGGTTGGCAGGGCATCGCGCTGGTGGGGGCGGGATTGCCGGGTGTGGCATTGATCACCTTTCTGGCCAAGGCGCCCCGGGCATGA
- a CDS encoding LysR family transcriptional regulator, with amino-acid sequence MDKFLAMKMFVATVDAQGFSAAARRLGLATSSVTRLVDALETALGATLLNRSTRQVSLTEAGARYYERARGIFEALDEADASVADRGEQPVGVLRLCLPVEFGRRVIAPHLGAFLARHPALELDIDLSDRLDDLLDGRYDLSIRLGDPSPNDELVCRQLGRFERWLVASPAYLAGRDTLQHPRQLLEHACLRFRYGQKARPWRLVRGQDSLELDVTGPLRSANADMLRETALAGSGIALLADWLVREDVLAGRLLRLFPDWRASPGTANDNINALYLPNHRGSRRVKAFIDFCESLSGQHN; translated from the coding sequence ATGGACAAATTCCTGGCGATGAAGATGTTCGTGGCCACCGTTGATGCACAGGGCTTTTCTGCCGCTGCGCGCAGGCTTGGGCTGGCCACTTCGTCGGTAACGCGGCTGGTCGACGCCCTGGAAACGGCGCTGGGCGCCACGTTGCTCAACCGCTCGACTCGCCAGGTCAGCCTGACCGAAGCTGGCGCCCGCTACTATGAGCGTGCGCGGGGTATTTTCGAAGCCTTGGACGAGGCCGATGCCAGTGTTGCCGACCGTGGCGAGCAGCCTGTCGGCGTATTGCGCCTGTGCCTGCCGGTGGAGTTCGGCAGGCGGGTGATCGCGCCGCACCTGGGGGCGTTTCTGGCGCGACACCCTGCGCTTGAGCTGGACATCGATCTCAGCGACCGCCTGGATGACCTGCTGGACGGGCGTTACGACTTGTCGATTCGCCTGGGCGACCCCTCGCCCAACGACGAACTGGTCTGTCGCCAGCTCGGGCGCTTCGAGCGTTGGTTGGTGGCCAGCCCGGCTTACCTGGCCGGGCGCGACACCCTGCAGCACCCCCGGCAGCTGCTTGAGCATGCCTGCCTGCGCTTTCGTTACGGGCAAAAAGCGCGGCCCTGGCGCCTGGTGAGAGGTCAGGACAGCCTGGAACTGGACGTTACCGGGCCGTTGCGCAGCGCCAACGCCGACATGTTGCGCGAAACTGCACTGGCGGGCAGTGGCATCGCGCTGCTGGCCGACTGGCTGGTGCGCGAGGATGTGCTGGCCGGGCGCCTGCTGCGGCTGTTCCCTGACTGGCGAGCCAGCCCTGGCACGGCCAATGACAACATCAATGCCCTTTACTTGCCCAACCACCGTGGTTCGCGGCGGGTGAAAGCATTCATCGATTTTTGCGAAAGTTTGTCAGGTCAGCATAACTAG